One genomic segment of candidate division KSB1 bacterium includes these proteins:
- the kduI gene encoding 5-dehydro-4-deoxy-D-glucuronate isomerase, which yields MEIRYPADPIRFRRMTTEETRDSFLVDTLFVPEEVVLLYSEVDRAVIGSAVPVTRPLRLGASKELAASYFCERREVGVLNAGETGMVTVDGEIYELHNKDMLYIGQGARDVSFESERPEDPAAFYLLSFPAHAALPTRKMAMEEAEAVYLGQAATCNERTIYKYIHPGGIKSCQLVMGVTVLAQGSNWNTMPPHTHERRTEIYLYFDMAEETRVFHFMGEPEETRHIVVANRQAVISPSWSIHAGVGTGPYSFCWAMGGENQAFEDMDAVEMARLR from the coding sequence GTGGAGATACGCTATCCTGCTGACCCGATTCGCTTCCGGCGGATGACCACCGAGGAGACACGAGACTCTTTCCTCGTGGACACCCTCTTTGTGCCTGAGGAAGTTGTCTTGCTCTATTCCGAAGTCGACAGGGCGGTAATCGGATCCGCCGTGCCGGTGACGAGACCACTCCGCCTCGGTGCATCGAAGGAACTGGCAGCAAGCTACTTTTGCGAGCGCCGCGAGGTCGGGGTTCTCAACGCGGGTGAGACCGGCATGGTCACCGTGGATGGGGAGATCTACGAGTTGCACAACAAGGACATGCTTTACATCGGCCAGGGGGCGAGAGACGTTTCATTTGAAAGCGAACGCCCAGAGGACCCGGCTGCCTTCTACTTACTCAGCTTCCCTGCCCATGCGGCTCTCCCTACCAGGAAGATGGCGATGGAAGAGGCCGAGGCGGTGTACCTTGGTCAGGCGGCCACCTGCAACGAGCGGACGATCTACAAATACATTCATCCAGGTGGGATCAAGAGCTGCCAGTTGGTGATGGGTGTCACGGTGCTTGCACAGGGGTCAAACTGGAATACCATGCCTCCGCACACTCATGAAAGACGCACCGAAATCTACCTCTACTTTGACATGGCTGAGGAGACGCGCGTTTTCCACTTTATGGGCGAGCCTGAAGAGACACGCCACATCGTGGTTGCCAATCGCCAGGCGGTCATTTCGCCAAGCTGGTCCATCCACGCTGGCGTGGGCACTGGGCCCTATTCCTTCTGCTGGGCTATGGGCGGCGAGAATCAGGCCTTCGAGGATATGGATGCCGTTGAAATGGCAAGGCTGAGGTAG
- a CDS encoding DUF4861 domain-containing protein, translated as MRSLTIALGVALLACVTCARSDLQRLYPKSVGLQVQNPTALPRSDELLTLDIGRIREKAPDFNPMAFMVFCAGREMPSQADDLDGDGQSENITALLDLPASGKRELHLWYAPEGSRERTYAKRTQAELSVKTGGQFVGRKYLGGHFVNVRSLRVPQEHTDHSEFIRYEGPGWESDLVGYRFYLDWRNAIDVFGKKVPKMILQDVGQDGFESYHRMADWGMDILKVGESLGIGSLGIWLDGKAQRVSTTDSVTCEVVLNGPVRSLIRTRYFGWKVGGKSYDLVSELGIAAGSRITTHRVHISGDAPNLCTGIVKDPSAELLRSGSKGDWAFMATYGRQSLAGDSLGLAVLFRTKDLVEYAEDEHSHVVVLRPENGRLGYAFLAAWEGEPSGIKTKAEFVRYLDEMVERLANPVVVTY; from the coding sequence ATGCGGTCGTTGACGATTGCGCTGGGGGTAGCCTTGTTGGCGTGTGTGACGTGCGCCAGGTCCGACTTGCAACGCCTCTACCCGAAGTCGGTTGGCCTGCAGGTCCAGAACCCGACTGCGCTCCCCCGCAGCGACGAACTGCTAACTCTTGACATCGGCCGCATCCGGGAAAAGGCCCCAGATTTCAATCCCATGGCCTTTATGGTGTTCTGTGCTGGAAGAGAGATGCCAAGCCAGGCGGATGATTTGGACGGAGATGGACAATCGGAGAACATCACCGCCCTGCTGGACTTGCCGGCAAGCGGCAAGAGAGAGTTGCACCTATGGTACGCGCCAGAAGGTTCCCGAGAGCGGACCTACGCGAAAAGAACACAGGCAGAGCTCTCCGTCAAGACTGGCGGACAGTTCGTCGGGCGCAAGTACCTGGGCGGCCATTTTGTGAACGTGCGCTCGTTGCGTGTACCACAGGAGCACACCGACCATTCCGAATTCATCCGCTACGAAGGCCCTGGTTGGGAATCTGACTTGGTCGGATACCGCTTCTATCTGGATTGGAGGAATGCGATCGATGTCTTCGGGAAAAAGGTCCCTAAGATGATCCTCCAAGACGTGGGCCAGGATGGATTTGAGTCCTATCACCGGATGGCCGACTGGGGCATGGATATCCTTAAGGTGGGCGAATCGTTGGGCATCGGCTCTCTCGGCATATGGCTTGATGGCAAGGCACAGCGCGTGAGCACGACAGACAGCGTCACATGCGAAGTTGTGCTCAACGGACCGGTGCGATCTCTCATCAGGACCAGGTACTTCGGCTGGAAGGTAGGCGGCAAGTCCTATGATCTGGTGTCGGAACTCGGGATAGCGGCTGGCAGCCGCATAACCACCCACCGGGTGCACATTTCTGGTGACGCGCCCAACCTGTGCACAGGAATCGTTAAGGACCCTTCGGCAGAACTGTTGCGTTCGGGCAGCAAAGGGGACTGGGCATTCATGGCCACCTACGGTAGACAGAGCCTTGCAGGAGATAGCCTCGGGTTGGCAGTGCTTTTCAGAACAAAGGACCTTGTCGAATACGCAGAAGATGAGCACAGTCACGTGGTAGTATTGCGCCCTGAGAACGGCAGGCTGGGCTACGCTTTCTTGGCTGCCTGGGAGGGAGAGCCCTCGGGGATCAAAACGAAAGCGGAGTTTGTCAGGTACCTGGACGAGATGGTGGAAAGATTGGCCAACCCTGTGGTAGTGACGTACTGA
- a CDS encoding right-handed parallel beta-helix repeat-containing protein, with amino-acid sequence MKSSHRRVPSLVVLSFLFLLVVARAQEPPSGLHVYWGEIPEGDRVFYIAPQGDNSNPGTLDQPWATLDYATNQALPGDVFVLRGGVYYHNATIKISRHGRAEKPITVVAYPGETPVLDFSGQAEEGSQNGIRLNGWYWHVIGITVRYAGHNGIRMDGSYNKLEQVTAYGNRDTGIHMAGNASHNLIKNCDSFWNFDRITAGENADGFGAKFDILPGNYFYGCRAWENADDGFDFWRAANRIVVENCWAFHNGDPALFGNPANFGGDGNGFKLGGDYVPGDHVVVRCLAFDNLGPARQSKGFDHNNNTGALTLLHNTAYNNGRNFYFPRDPIRGQSVFVNNLSVTSSVLATVPPTAVVAGNSWQIGVPLNEDVFLSIDTQLAKSARHRDGSLPEVELLRPRPSSAVVDRGVLSGQPYCGSAPDIGAYEVEGGEWHEPFVERGSGARIRELLVYDVENAQDWGVRSDFAQGIDPYGDGTTTVLSVPEGLRVWEWIQTSPGSRTKNYLLTLAEFVAEEACEVHVAHSARIAAKPEWLQEYESTGLTITLTGAGGSQETLALFRRLTQPGEKVNLGRNSKDGTDAAAMYLVLVGSTSQGVVNADIAAPTTLDLVEAYPNPFSGSTTIRYEVATPGYVDVRVFDVSGRQVAVLAQGPHQQGTYSVSWDTGALPQGAYFCRLCTGKNLRVQRLLLLR; translated from the coding sequence ATGAAGTCTTCCCATCGCCGTGTACCGTCGCTTGTCGTGTTGAGTTTCTTGTTTCTGCTCGTAGTGGCCCGAGCACAGGAGCCTCCTTCTGGGCTACACGTGTATTGGGGCGAGATTCCCGAGGGCGACAGAGTGTTCTACATCGCCCCGCAAGGGGACAACAGCAATCCGGGCACGCTGGATCAACCCTGGGCAACGCTTGACTACGCCACCAATCAGGCGCTGCCCGGCGATGTGTTCGTGCTGCGCGGAGGGGTCTATTACCACAATGCGACCATCAAGATCTCCCGCCACGGCAGGGCAGAAAAGCCAATAACCGTCGTCGCCTACCCGGGAGAGACGCCAGTGCTTGATTTCTCGGGGCAGGCAGAAGAAGGGAGTCAGAACGGCATACGCCTCAATGGTTGGTACTGGCATGTCATCGGAATCACCGTGCGCTATGCCGGACACAACGGCATCCGCATGGACGGGAGCTACAACAAGCTGGAGCAGGTGACGGCATACGGCAACCGCGACACCGGCATTCACATGGCCGGAAATGCTTCCCACAACCTCATCAAGAACTGCGACAGCTTTTGGAACTTTGACAGGATTACCGCAGGCGAAAACGCAGACGGGTTCGGAGCAAAGTTTGACATCCTCCCGGGCAACTATTTCTACGGATGCCGCGCCTGGGAAAACGCAGACGACGGCTTTGACTTCTGGCGCGCAGCCAACAGGATCGTCGTAGAGAACTGCTGGGCGTTCCACAATGGCGACCCAGCGCTGTTCGGGAATCCCGCGAACTTTGGCGGGGACGGAAACGGCTTCAAATTGGGTGGCGATTATGTGCCTGGCGACCATGTCGTTGTGCGCTGCCTGGCCTTCGACAACCTCGGCCCGGCTCGACAGTCGAAAGGCTTCGACCACAACAACAACACAGGTGCCTTGACCTTGCTGCACAACACTGCCTACAACAACGGCAGGAACTTCTACTTTCCAAGAGACCCAATTCGAGGTCAGTCGGTATTCGTGAACAACCTCAGCGTAACTTCTTCGGTGCTGGCCACGGTGCCGCCGACTGCAGTGGTGGCCGGGAACAGCTGGCAAATTGGGGTGCCGCTCAATGAGGATGTGTTTCTCAGCATCGACACCCAGCTCGCAAAGTCGGCGCGGCACAGAGACGGCTCCCTGCCAGAGGTCGAGCTCCTCAGGCCAAGGCCGAGTAGTGCGGTTGTGGATCGTGGGGTCCTCTCTGGGCAGCCTTATTGCGGGAGTGCTCCTGACATTGGCGCCTACGAGGTCGAAGGGGGCGAGTGGCATGAGCCGTTTGTCGAGCGCGGCTCAGGCGCACGGATCAGGGAGCTCCTCGTCTACGATGTGGAGAACGCGCAGGACTGGGGCGTACGTTCCGATTTCGCGCAGGGCATCGACCCGTATGGCGACGGGACCACAACCGTGCTCTCGGTTCCCGAGGGATTGCGCGTCTGGGAATGGATTCAGACGTCCCCTGGTTCGCGGACCAAAAACTATCTGCTCACACTGGCCGAGTTTGTTGCCGAAGAGGCATGCGAGGTGCACGTGGCACATTCGGCCCGCATTGCCGCGAAACCTGAATGGCTGCAGGAATATGAATCTACCGGTCTGACCATCACTCTCACTGGCGCAGGGGGCTCGCAGGAGACGTTGGCCTTGTTCCGCAGGCTTACTCAGCCCGGAGAGAAGGTCAACCTCGGGCGCAATTCTAAGGATGGCACAGACGCGGCGGCCATGTACCTTGTTCTGGTCGGGTCGACGTCGCAAGGAGTTGTGAACGCCGACATCGCCGCGCCCACAACATTAGACCTGGTGGAGGCCTACCCGAATCCTTTCTCCGGCTCAACCACCATCCGGTATGAAGTTGCCACACCAGGCTACGTGGATGTGCGAGTGTTCGATGTGAGCGGAAGGCAAGTGGCCGTGCTCGCGCAAGGCCCCCACCAGCAGGGCACGTACTCTGTAAGTTGGGACACAGGGGCCCTTCCCCAGGGGGCCTATTTTTGCCGGCTTTGCACGGGGAAGAATCTCAGAGTGCAGAGGCTTCTCTTGCTCCGGTGA
- a CDS encoding T9SS type A sorting domain-containing protein, translating into MRNRRYALWLSAVVVMAFAGLVTAQQVGDYRSATTGNWSETATWEVFDGTQWIAASAPPVGTENITVKGTDVVSIDVPVEIRGNLKVQETGSVEVTTGSLTFLGGGQYEHARNGGSIPQATWGEGSTVLLTGITSAAPANRGQDYWHIVLNTPGLSSNLDLDLAGKTIGGDILVLNTGSGRWRLVGGTSGTVTVHGDVIVQNGQFETQGTSSATQVEVHQYGDIVVTGGTFAISRGSQGGQTGTGWTKWYLHEGNFSLSNATTQNSNPWRATFIFAKTGGVHNLVLENVTYGGGGLPVQVDSGATLNMGLSRLGGNGKFVLSAGATLQTAVPGGLDEAIGTSGDKELSKAAGYVFNGSEPQVAGGLLPDSTRFLGVVNPQGVSFNDTVWTSQLAVSPGALMRVDTLGLITAPKGVVEGTVVNRGAFAGGDSLAFAAGSVYEHARDGGSVPLATWQEGSTFLLTGTKQDAPGNRNQNFYHVVFNTPELGRNRDMGWDNITIGGDIRVVNTGAYRWQMSSTAAGDTSVITVLGDVIVEGGAFAVHGTSTANTTFIVHHYGNIAVTGGNFSISRGSQPNGTTTWYLYEGDFAMANATTQSSTQTPGGAKFVFAKQGTQHLRLGAGNTLTALPIEVRDGTSLDMGESRLAGAGIFLLNEGATLVTALAGGVEEVFRDVTGTVTLPAGSSYGFNGTVAQVTSTRMPTLVGNLLIANPQGVVLSQATTINGVLRLVAGEFDNTIPFVLGPQGQISYEGGSLKVPLVVTEYRSVKSGDWSQASTWEGLVVDRWMAVPSAPRGTEKITVDGTDTVRVDIPVEIGGYLKVQDNGMVEVTGGSLTFGDGSTYEHARDGGSVPLATWQEGSTFLLTGTKQDAPGNRNQNFYHVVFNTPELGRNRDMGWDNITIGGDIRVVNTGAYRWQMSTAAASDTSIITVKGDVVVEAGQFSVQGTSNALTTFIVHHYGNVVVTGGNFSIARGSQGNGSGTTTWYLYEGDFSMSNATTQNSNPTAGNAKFVFAKAGVQKLTLGEGNNILNLPIEVSFGTTLDVGQSVLAGNGIFVLNAGATLATAHGDGVAGFLGTVPGEAVTLSTAANYTFNGATKQVTSMAMPTVVNDLTIANPQGVVLSQATTINGVLHLVAGEFDNTIPFVLGPNGSISFEGGSLKVSVGVAEREPEVPTHFALLQNYPNPFNPVTTIRYMLPTSAQVTLTVYDASGRTVAQLVNAKQGPGVYAVVWKAADVTSGVYYCRLSAGSFTQVRKLVVMK; encoded by the coding sequence ATGAGAAACAGGAGGTACGCACTTTGGTTGTCGGCCGTTGTTGTGATGGCCTTTGCTGGCCTTGTTACGGCCCAGCAGGTGGGAGACTACCGCTCTGCCACCACAGGAAATTGGAGCGAGACTGCTACGTGGGAAGTCTTTGACGGAACGCAGTGGATTGCAGCAAGCGCGCCACCAGTGGGCACGGAGAACATCACGGTCAAGGGTACGGACGTGGTGAGCATTGATGTGCCGGTCGAGATCCGCGGCAACCTCAAGGTGCAGGAGACCGGGAGCGTCGAAGTCACCACCGGCTCGCTGACGTTTCTGGGTGGAGGGCAGTACGAGCATGCCCGCAATGGCGGCAGCATACCCCAGGCTACCTGGGGGGAAGGGTCGACGGTTCTTCTTACCGGCATTACCAGCGCAGCCCCTGCGAACAGAGGGCAGGACTATTGGCACATCGTCCTGAACACACCTGGACTGAGCAGCAATTTGGACCTCGACCTCGCGGGGAAGACGATCGGTGGGGACATCCTCGTCCTCAACACTGGTTCGGGGCGCTGGCGACTGGTTGGTGGCACCTCGGGCACCGTGACCGTCCATGGCGATGTGATCGTACAGAACGGTCAATTTGAGACGCAGGGGACGAGCAGCGCAACGCAGGTGGAGGTGCACCAGTACGGCGACATCGTGGTGACCGGAGGCACATTTGCCATCAGCAGAGGCAGCCAGGGTGGCCAGACCGGCACCGGCTGGACCAAATGGTACCTGCATGAGGGCAACTTCTCGCTGTCCAATGCCACCACGCAGAATTCCAATCCATGGCGGGCAACGTTCATTTTCGCCAAGACAGGCGGAGTGCACAATCTCGTGCTGGAAAACGTCACCTATGGCGGGGGCGGCCTGCCTGTGCAGGTTGACAGCGGCGCGACCTTGAACATGGGCCTTTCAAGACTGGGCGGGAATGGCAAGTTCGTGCTTTCCGCAGGCGCGACCCTGCAGACTGCTGTCCCGGGAGGTCTTGACGAGGCCATTGGCACCTCTGGGGACAAGGAGCTGAGCAAGGCGGCCGGGTATGTCTTCAACGGCAGCGAACCGCAGGTTGCTGGCGGTCTTCTCCCGGACTCAACACGTTTTCTGGGCGTGGTCAACCCGCAGGGTGTGTCGTTCAACGACACTGTGTGGACGTCGCAACTTGCTGTCTCGCCGGGTGCCCTCATGAGGGTGGACACTCTTGGCCTCATCACCGCGCCCAAAGGAGTCGTCGAAGGAACAGTCGTCAACCGTGGCGCCTTTGCAGGGGGCGATTCGCTAGCATTCGCTGCTGGCTCAGTGTACGAGCACGCGCGGGATGGGGGGAGTGTGCCGCTGGCGACGTGGCAGGAGGGTTCGACTTTTTTGCTGACGGGGACGAAGCAGGACGCACCGGGCAATCGCAACCAGAATTTCTATCACGTGGTGTTCAACACTCCGGAGTTGGGGCGCAACCGCGACATGGGCTGGGATAACATCACCATCGGTGGCGATATCCGCGTGGTGAACACAGGGGCCTACCGCTGGCAGATGAGCTCGACTGCTGCGGGTGACACCTCGGTCATCACCGTGCTGGGGGATGTCATCGTCGAGGGCGGAGCGTTTGCGGTGCATGGCACGAGCACGGCGAACACCACCTTCATTGTCCATCATTACGGCAATATCGCAGTGACGGGCGGTAACTTCTCCATCAGTCGGGGTTCGCAGCCGAACGGCACAACGACGTGGTACCTGTACGAGGGCGACTTTGCCATGGCCAACGCCACCACCCAGAGTTCGACGCAGACCCCTGGAGGGGCAAAGTTTGTGTTTGCCAAGCAGGGGACGCAGCACTTGCGGCTTGGTGCAGGGAACACGCTGACGGCGTTGCCGATTGAGGTCAGGGATGGCACGAGCCTGGACATGGGGGAGAGCCGGCTGGCGGGAGCGGGCATTTTTCTGCTGAATGAGGGGGCGACGTTGGTGACGGCGCTTGCCGGTGGGGTTGAGGAAGTTTTCCGGGATGTGACGGGCACGGTGACGTTGCCGGCGGGCTCGAGCTATGGCTTCAACGGAACGGTGGCGCAGGTGACCAGTACGCGCATGCCGACGCTGGTGGGCAATCTGCTGATTGCCAACCCCCAGGGGGTGGTTCTCTCGCAGGCGACTACGATCAACGGTGTGCTGCGCCTGGTCGCGGGCGAGTTCGACAACACCATTCCCTTCGTGCTGGGTCCGCAGGGTCAGATTTCGTACGAGGGCGGCAGTTTGAAGGTGCCGTTGGTGGTGACGGAATACCGCTCGGTCAAGTCGGGCGATTGGAGTCAGGCCTCGACCTGGGAGGGGTTGGTGGTAGATCGGTGGATGGCGGTGCCGAGTGCGCCGAGGGGCACAGAGAAGATCACCGTTGATGGCACCGACACGGTGCGGGTGGACATTCCTGTGGAGATTGGCGGTTACCTCAAGGTGCAGGACAACGGCATGGTGGAGGTCACAGGCGGCTCGTTGACGTTTGGCGATGGCAGCACCTACGAGCACGCGCGGGATGGGGGGAGTGTGCCGCTGGCGACGTGGCAGGAGGGTTCGACTTTTTTGCTGACGGGGACGAAGCAGGACGCACCGGGCAATCGCAACCAGAATTTCTATCACGTGGTGTTCAACACTCCGGAGTTGGGGCGCAACCGCGACATGGGCTGGGATAACATCACCATCGGTGGCGATATCCGCGTGGTGAACACAGGGGCCTACCGCTGGCAGATGAGCACTGCTGCGGCGTCTGACACTTCGATCATCACTGTCAAGGGCGACGTAGTCGTGGAGGCGGGTCAGTTCTCGGTGCAGGGGACGAGCAATGCGCTGACGACGTTTATCGTGCACCACTACGGCAATGTGGTGGTGACCGGTGGGAACTTTTCCATTGCTCGCGGCTCCCAGGGGAATGGTTCGGGCACGACGACCTGGTACCTGTACGAGGGCGATTTTTCTATGTCCAATGCCACCACGCAGAACTCCAACCCGACGGCCGGTAATGCCAAGTTTGTGTTCGCAAAGGCCGGGGTGCAGAAGCTGACGTTAGGCGAGGGCAACAACATTCTGAACCTACCCATCGAGGTGAGCTTCGGCACCACGTTGGACGTGGGGCAGAGCGTGTTGGCAGGCAACGGCATCTTTGTCTTGAATGCTGGCGCAACGCTGGCAACCGCGCACGGTGATGGTGTGGCGGGCTTTTTGGGGACAGTGCCCGGCGAGGCGGTGACGCTGAGCACTGCGGCCAATTACACTTTCAATGGAGCCACCAAGCAGGTGACCAGCATGGCGATGCCCACAGTGGTGAACGACTTGACGATTGCCAACCCCCAGGGGGTGGTTCTCTCGCAGGCGACTACGATCAACGGTGTGCTGCACCTGGTCGCGGGCGAGTTCGACAACACCATTCCCTTCGTGCTGGGTCCCAACGGTTCAATCTCCTTTGAGGGAGGCAGTCTCAAGGTGAGCGTCGGCGTGGCAGAGCGGGAACCGGAGGTACCCACGCACTTTGCGCTCTTGCAAAACTACCCGAACCCGTTCAATCCCGTAACCACGATTCGCTACATGTTGCCCACGAGCGCTCAGGTGACTTTGACGGTGTACGACGCAAGCGGACGCACAGTGGCACAGCTTGTGAATGCCAAACAGGGCCCGGGTGTCTATGCGGTTGTGTGGAAGGCTGCGGACGTCACCAGCGGCGTGTACTACTGCCGGCTTAGCGCAGGTTCGTTTACCCAGGTGCGAAAGCTGGTGGTGATGAAGTAA
- a CDS encoding T9SS type A sorting domain-containing protein produces MRRDTLVLCCLLLSAVGVSSLAQSVGDFRTKASGDWGSAQTWQRYNGTTWLATGTPPTGSETITVRSTDSVYVNVPVTITGRLVNQGVVNDGGNLRVGNGGIYQHDRDGGRIPTIIWEDGSTLLMTGTVSVAPENRNQGYYNIEFNTPAQASNLNMNLNGVTIRGNIRVVNTGLARWYLTTALATDTAVVTLLGDVTVEGGAFAVQGTSNAQTTFVVRHHGNITVTGGNFSISRGSQPGGTTTWYLYAGDFSMSNATTQSSTQTPGGAKFVFAKNGVQRLTLGPGNTLTALPIEVAKGTTLEMGESKLGGSGIFVLNEGAMLLTALAGGVAEIFQGTTGTITLADGSSYSFNGTVPQITSTRMPAVVGDLVINNPAGVTLSQPTTINGVLRLMAGEFDNTIPFTLGHTGTISFEGGSLKVAVGVSSRQGSIPRTFFVEQNYPNPLRGWTSIRFGLPSASQVSVKVLNLLGQEVATLWEGKIQPGIHELTWEPRGLPVGIYFYRVQAGSSVKMGRMLMQR; encoded by the coding sequence ATGAGACGTGACACGTTGGTGCTGTGTTGTTTGCTTCTCTCGGCAGTAGGCGTGTCCTCGCTGGCGCAATCTGTCGGTGACTTTCGCACGAAGGCAAGTGGTGATTGGGGCAGTGCACAGACGTGGCAACGTTACAACGGCACCACGTGGTTGGCAACAGGCACCCCGCCCACTGGGAGCGAGACAATCACCGTGCGGAGCACAGACTCGGTCTACGTGAATGTGCCGGTCACCATCACCGGGCGGCTGGTGAACCAGGGAGTTGTCAACGACGGTGGCAATCTGCGTGTCGGCAATGGGGGCATCTACCAGCACGACCGCGATGGGGGTAGAATCCCGACCATCATCTGGGAGGACGGTTCTACGCTTCTCATGACCGGCACCGTGTCCGTCGCCCCGGAGAATCGCAATCAAGGGTACTACAACATCGAGTTCAACACACCCGCGCAGGCCTCCAATCTGAATATGAACCTTAACGGGGTGACGATCCGGGGGAACATCAGGGTGGTCAACACAGGTCTGGCACGCTGGTATCTGACGACCGCTTTGGCCACCGACACCGCCGTCGTGACGCTGCTGGGCGACGTGACCGTGGAGGGAGGAGCATTTGCCGTGCAGGGAACCAGCAACGCCCAGACCACATTTGTCGTTCGCCACCATGGCAATATCACTGTCACCGGCGGGAACTTTTCCATCAGCCGCGGTTCTCAGCCAGGAGGGACGACCACCTGGTACCTGTACGCCGGCGATTTCTCCATGTCGAATGCCACCACGCAAAGCTCCACCCAGACTCCTGGCGGGGCAAAGTTCGTCTTCGCCAAAAATGGCGTACAACGTTTGACGTTGGGACCCGGCAACACCTTGACGGCCCTGCCGATCGAAGTTGCCAAAGGCACGACACTGGAGATGGGGGAGAGCAAGCTCGGCGGAAGCGGCATTTTTGTCCTGAATGAGGGAGCCATGCTCTTAACTGCCCTGGCAGGCGGCGTCGCCGAGATCTTTCAGGGCACCACGGGGACAATTACGTTGGCCGACGGGTCGAGCTACAGCTTCAACGGCACGGTGCCTCAGATTACCAGCACCCGCATGCCCGCAGTCGTTGGCGACCTGGTCATCAACAACCCTGCCGGTGTGACGCTCTCCCAACCGACGACGATCAACGGCGTGCTCCGGCTGATGGCCGGCGAGTTTGACAACACCATCCCCTTTACCTTGGGGCACACCGGCACAATCTCCTTCGAGGGGGGAAGCCTGAAGGTTGCCGTGGGAGTATCCTCCAGACAAGGGAGTATTCCGCGCACCTTCTTTGTCGAACAGAACTATCCGAACCCCTTGCGGGGGTGGACATCGATCCGCTTTGGCCTGCCAAGTGCGAGCCAGGTGAGCGTAAAGGTATTGAATCTTCTCGGGCAAGAAGTTGCCACCCTGTGGGAGGGCAAGATACAGCCGGGTATTCATGAACTGACGTGGGAGCCACGCGGACTTCCGGTGGGCATCTATTTCTACCGGGTGCAGGCCGGCAGCTCGGTGAAGATGGGAAGGATGCTAATGCAGAGGTAG